Proteins from a genomic interval of Microbacterium phyllosphaerae:
- a CDS encoding PQQ-dependent sugar dehydrogenase translates to MHAKTTRRRPTSHPRTAAALAAASLSTVLLLVSCTPEPTSVSLPAPESFAEGLDAPWSIAFHDDVALVSERDSARVLEIAESGETREVAVIDGVAPGGEGGLLGLAVHDGELFTYFTAQNGNRVERREIRGEAGDLSLGEPTTVIDRIPSAGNHNGGRIAFGPDGMLYVTTGDAGDRDSAQDLDALAGKILRLTPEGDVPADNPFEGSPVYSFGHRNPQGIAWDADGAMYASEFGQDTWDELNVIDAGGNYGWPEVEGIAGDPDYIDPVQQWSPDDASPSGIAVTGSDIVIANLRGERLRTVPLDDLTASTEQYVGEFGRLRDVVIGAGGTFWFLTNNTDGRGNPSDGDDRIIRLGLD, encoded by the coding sequence ATGCACGCGAAGACGACCCGACGCCGTCCGACATCACACCCGCGCACAGCCGCCGCGCTCGCCGCCGCATCCCTGTCGACGGTCCTCCTGCTCGTCTCGTGCACGCCCGAGCCGACGTCGGTCTCGCTCCCGGCGCCCGAGTCGTTCGCCGAAGGGCTCGATGCGCCCTGGTCGATCGCCTTCCACGACGACGTCGCTCTCGTGAGCGAGCGCGACTCCGCGCGAGTGCTCGAGATCGCCGAAAGCGGCGAGACGCGCGAGGTCGCCGTGATCGACGGTGTCGCGCCCGGCGGCGAGGGCGGCCTGCTCGGACTCGCGGTGCATGACGGCGAGCTGTTCACCTACTTCACGGCGCAGAACGGGAACCGCGTCGAGCGTCGGGAGATCCGCGGAGAGGCCGGCGACCTGTCTCTCGGCGAGCCGACGACGGTGATCGACCGCATCCCCTCGGCGGGAAACCACAACGGCGGCCGCATCGCGTTCGGTCCCGACGGCATGCTGTACGTCACCACCGGAGATGCGGGTGACCGCGACAGCGCCCAGGACCTCGATGCTCTGGCTGGCAAGATCCTGCGTCTCACGCCCGAGGGCGACGTGCCGGCCGACAACCCGTTCGAGGGGTCGCCCGTGTACAGCTTCGGACACCGCAATCCGCAGGGCATCGCGTGGGATGCCGACGGCGCGATGTACGCGAGCGAGTTCGGGCAGGACACGTGGGATGAGCTGAACGTCATCGACGCCGGCGGCAACTACGGCTGGCCCGAGGTCGAGGGCATCGCCGGGGACCCCGACTACATCGACCCGGTGCAGCAGTGGTCGCCCGACGACGCGAGCCCGAGCGGCATCGCGGTCACCGGATCCGACATCGTGATCGCGAACCTGCGCGGCGAGCGCCTGCGCACCGTTCCTCTCGACGATCTGACCGCGAGCACCGAACAGTACGTGGGGGAGTTCGGTCGGCTGCGTGACGTCGTGATCGGAGCCGGGGGCACGTTCTGGTTCCTCACGAACAACACGGACGGCCGCGGGAACCCGTCCGACGGCGACGACCGCATCATCCGTCTCGGGCTCGACTGA
- a CDS encoding DUF2156 domain-containing protein, which produces MTETRTPAHPVLAIVRRLPATLTMIALILVVGVVWQGLWRPFEDTPLFATVAYGLPNFLDGKWWTPLTGTFFVNQPWVYVFTISGFWGMAYLEFRRGTRVALAYYWIGQLFAVFATALVLAVASQLPWAWAEAQAQALDVGASGGTMACIAAAVGLFRPPWRVRGWLVLLGFVFTAMLFWGALADLEHLLAVLLILFADRTLRVRRTTVREQRLIAVIALLVLGAVEIITTFVATDGPFGPTEPASGGFIDLAIDLVVIVVLMNGLLRGRRWAWVLVILLGLFNVLVAALLLILITVFSQAQVDLRWDGETELSLANGFLWLILLVYLVWVRRAFRAKRKSLLGIQPAPSVDEVKTELRAHGGGTLSWMTTWEGNSYARTAGGIVAYQRRAGVALALADPIGPADARADAVADFIRTAELAGLVPCFFSSDDATREAVPSTWRSIVVADDTIVDLPGLEFTGKRWNSVRTSLNRAGRDEMTFRMTHLKSESWGVQQQLRAISEAWVGDKDLPEMRFTLGTLEEAEDPEVRLALALAPNGDVDGFLSWLPVYGDAGTVRGWTLDLMRRREGGFAPVMEYLIGSSARQFSEEGAQIMSLSGAPLAHDYPPDAGMIAALSDRLAEALEPVYGFGSLHRFKQKFHPRYETMYLLFRDESDLAAIGTALTRAFLPDATLRQFAGAGLELVRGGKD; this is translated from the coding sequence ATGACCGAGACGCGAACCCCCGCGCATCCCGTTCTCGCCATCGTGCGACGACTCCCCGCGACCCTCACGATGATCGCGCTGATCCTCGTCGTCGGAGTGGTGTGGCAGGGCCTGTGGCGCCCGTTCGAAGACACCCCGCTCTTCGCCACCGTGGCCTACGGACTGCCGAACTTCCTCGACGGCAAGTGGTGGACTCCCCTCACCGGCACGTTCTTCGTGAACCAGCCCTGGGTCTACGTCTTCACGATCTCGGGATTCTGGGGCATGGCGTACCTCGAGTTCCGCCGGGGAACCCGAGTCGCTCTCGCCTACTACTGGATCGGTCAGCTGTTCGCGGTGTTCGCGACCGCTCTGGTGCTCGCCGTCGCGTCGCAGCTGCCGTGGGCGTGGGCCGAGGCCCAGGCGCAGGCGCTCGACGTCGGCGCTTCCGGCGGGACGATGGCCTGCATCGCGGCGGCCGTCGGCCTCTTCCGCCCGCCGTGGCGGGTGCGCGGCTGGCTGGTGCTGCTCGGCTTCGTGTTCACCGCGATGCTGTTCTGGGGCGCGCTCGCCGACCTCGAGCACCTGCTCGCGGTGCTGCTGATCCTGTTCGCCGACCGCACTCTGCGTGTGCGGCGCACGACGGTACGCGAGCAGAGGCTGATCGCGGTGATCGCGCTGCTGGTGCTGGGGGCGGTCGAGATCATCACGACCTTCGTCGCCACCGACGGCCCGTTCGGTCCGACGGAGCCCGCTTCGGGGGGATTCATCGACCTGGCGATCGACCTCGTCGTCATCGTCGTTCTCATGAACGGACTCCTGCGTGGTCGCCGCTGGGCGTGGGTGCTCGTGATCCTGCTCGGCCTGTTCAACGTCCTGGTGGCGGCACTCCTGCTGATCCTCATCACGGTCTTCTCGCAGGCGCAGGTCGACCTGCGGTGGGACGGCGAGACCGAGCTCTCGCTCGCCAACGGCTTCCTCTGGCTGATCCTGCTCGTCTACCTGGTGTGGGTGCGGCGCGCGTTCCGGGCGAAGCGCAAGTCGCTGCTCGGCATCCAGCCGGCTCCCTCGGTCGACGAGGTGAAGACCGAGCTGCGTGCGCACGGCGGCGGCACCCTGTCGTGGATGACGACCTGGGAGGGCAACAGCTACGCCCGCACAGCCGGGGGAATCGTCGCGTACCAGCGGCGAGCCGGGGTCGCGCTGGCGCTCGCGGATCCGATCGGACCGGCGGATGCCCGTGCCGATGCCGTCGCGGATTTCATCCGAACCGCGGAACTCGCGGGACTCGTCCCGTGCTTCTTCAGCTCGGACGACGCCACCCGCGAGGCCGTGCCATCGACCTGGCGGAGCATCGTGGTCGCCGACGACACGATCGTCGACCTTCCTGGTCTCGAGTTCACCGGCAAGCGCTGGAACTCGGTGCGCACCTCGCTGAACCGCGCCGGCCGTGACGAGATGACCTTCCGGATGACGCATCTGAAGTCGGAGTCGTGGGGCGTGCAGCAGCAGCTGCGCGCGATCTCGGAGGCCTGGGTCGGTGACAAGGACCTCCCGGAGATGCGGTTCACGCTCGGCACCCTCGAGGAGGCGGAGGATCCCGAGGTGCGCCTCGCCCTCGCTCTGGCTCCGAACGGCGACGTCGACGGATTCCTGTCGTGGCTGCCGGTCTACGGTGACGCCGGAACGGTGCGGGGCTGGACGCTCGACCTCATGCGCCGTCGGGAGGGCGGCTTCGCTCCGGTCATGGAGTACCTGATCGGGTCATCCGCTCGTCAGTTCTCCGAGGAGGGCGCGCAGATCATGTCGCTGTCGGGTGCTCCCCTCGCCCACGACTATCCGCCGGATGCCGGCATGATCGCCGCGCTCAGCGACCGCCTCGCGGAGGCTCTCGAGCCGGTGTACGGGTTCGGATCGCTGCACCGGTTCAAGCAGAAGTTCCACCCTCGCTACGAGACCATGTACCTGCTGTTCCGCGACGAGAGCGACCTCGCCGCGATCGGCACGGCCCTCACTCGGGCGTTCCTGCCGGATGCGACCCTGCGACAGTTCGCCGGCGCTGGTCTCGAACTCGTGCGCGGCGGCAAGGACTGA
- the arfB gene encoding alternative ribosome rescue aminoacyl-tRNA hydrolase ArfB, producing the protein MPSSHRPGLRVSSGLTIPEAELSWRFSRSSGPGGQGVNTADSRVELVWDAAHSTVLTPHQRDRILDRLSSRLVNGALTIAASEHRAQLRNRDAARERLVALVADALRPPAPQRRATKPSRGSKERRLTAKKRRTDVKQMRKPPRDG; encoded by the coding sequence ATGCCGTCATCCCACCGCCCCGGGCTCCGGGTCTCGTCGGGCCTCACGATCCCCGAGGCCGAGCTGTCGTGGCGCTTCTCGCGCTCGTCGGGGCCCGGCGGGCAGGGCGTGAACACGGCGGACTCGCGCGTGGAGCTCGTGTGGGATGCCGCGCACAGCACCGTTCTCACGCCCCATCAGCGCGACCGCATCCTCGACCGACTGAGCAGTCGTCTGGTGAACGGAGCGCTGACGATCGCGGCCTCCGAGCACCGCGCGCAGCTGCGCAATCGTGATGCCGCACGGGAACGCCTCGTGGCGCTCGTCGCCGACGCTCTGCGGCCGCCGGCTCCTCAGCGTCGGGCGACGAAGCCGAGCCGTGGGTCGAAGGAACGGCGGCTGACCGCGAAGAAGCGGCGCACCGACGTCAAGCAGATGCGCAAACCGCCGCGCGACGGGTGA
- a CDS encoding MFS transporter, producing the protein MTSLKNPPARSEKRAWIMLIVLTMLTVIGMTVVLPVLPFVVLQYVSHEGDLAIWVGVLEAINGLCAFLVAPFLGRLSDRFGRRPVIIGAAFGAAFAMTLFGIGGAIWVLVLARVIQGLTAGDMPALFAYLADITPPEKRAQRFGLLGALSGIGMMIGPAIGGLLAAVSLQLPVFLTAAVGLIIAILSIFLLPESLKPENRIPRIAVRDLQPFAVFKDAFRRKELRGLMIGFGLLALPFGFFVNNFSVLALDSIQWGPTQIGLLTAAVGIIDILIQGVLLGILLPRIGERGVIVSGIVAQMIGLIGLAVVASIFAQPWVFIVGALMLAAGQGASQAAMDGAMSNAVGDDEQGWLGGATQSLAAAMNTVAPLIAGALYVTVSHAAPYWLGAALMVVAAIVVGRAHIANTAKREPTDADADADADLPTELAHADN; encoded by the coding sequence GTGACTTCACTTAAGAACCCGCCTGCGCGCAGCGAAAAGCGCGCCTGGATCATGCTCATCGTGCTGACGATGCTCACCGTCATCGGCATGACCGTCGTCCTCCCCGTCCTGCCCTTCGTCGTGCTGCAATACGTATCGCACGAAGGCGATCTCGCGATCTGGGTCGGAGTGCTCGAAGCGATCAACGGCCTGTGCGCCTTCCTGGTCGCTCCCTTCCTCGGTCGTCTCTCCGACCGCTTCGGCCGTCGCCCCGTCATCATCGGTGCCGCATTCGGTGCCGCGTTCGCCATGACGCTGTTCGGCATCGGGGGAGCGATCTGGGTGCTCGTCCTCGCCCGCGTCATCCAGGGCCTGACCGCCGGCGACATGCCCGCCCTCTTCGCCTACCTCGCCGACATCACCCCGCCCGAGAAGCGTGCGCAGCGGTTCGGCCTGCTCGGCGCCCTGTCGGGCATCGGCATGATGATCGGCCCGGCGATCGGCGGTCTCCTCGCCGCCGTGAGCCTGCAGCTCCCGGTCTTCCTCACCGCGGCGGTCGGGCTCATCATCGCGATCCTCAGCATCTTCCTGCTTCCCGAGAGCCTGAAGCCCGAGAACCGCATCCCGCGCATCGCCGTCCGCGACCTGCAGCCGTTCGCCGTCTTCAAAGACGCCTTCCGCCGCAAGGAGCTCCGGGGCCTCATGATCGGCTTCGGTCTGCTCGCGCTGCCGTTCGGCTTCTTCGTCAACAACTTCAGCGTGCTCGCCCTGGACTCGATCCAGTGGGGTCCCACGCAGATCGGTCTGCTCACCGCGGCCGTCGGCATCATCGACATCCTCATCCAGGGTGTGCTGCTCGGCATCCTGCTGCCGCGCATCGGAGAGCGCGGCGTGATCGTGAGCGGCATCGTCGCGCAGATGATCGGCCTGATCGGCCTCGCGGTCGTCGCCTCGATCTTCGCGCAGCCGTGGGTGTTCATCGTGGGTGCGCTCATGCTCGCAGCAGGCCAGGGCGCCTCGCAGGCAGCGATGGACGGAGCCATGTCGAACGCGGTCGGCGACGACGAGCAGGGCTGGCTGGGAGGAGCGACCCAGTCGCTCGCCGCGGCGATGAACACGGTCGCACCGCTGATCGCCGGCGCGCTCTACGTCACCGTGAGCCACGCCGCCCCGTACTGGCTGGGTGCCGCGCTCATGGTCGTCGCCGCGATCGTGGTCGGCCGCGCGCACATCGCGAACACCGCGAAACGCGAGCCGACCGATGCCGATGCGGATGCCGACGCCGACCTGCCGACCGAGCTCGCGCACGCCGACAACTGA
- a CDS encoding TetR/AcrR family transcriptional regulator, with the protein MTNSAPLGRRERKKAATRKNISDVATMMFLERGFDNVSIREVADAADVSPTTVFAHFPQKEALVFDEDDEQRDRLVSAVRDRAEGVTINRAIRDFYTAEVGANIDEHGNDVTRIFLAFLNETPALSEYAAKMWLRHEDALADAIADELGLPEPTAEIRVYSRFVLQMQLLVNEHEDQLGILDAGFAVLENGWAPVEAALTGPQD; encoded by the coding sequence ATGACGAACTCTGCACCCCTCGGACGCCGGGAGCGCAAGAAGGCGGCGACCCGCAAGAACATCTCCGACGTCGCGACGATGATGTTCCTCGAGCGCGGCTTCGACAACGTCAGCATCCGCGAGGTCGCCGATGCGGCCGACGTGTCTCCCACGACGGTGTTCGCGCACTTCCCCCAGAAGGAGGCGCTCGTGTTCGACGAAGACGACGAGCAGCGCGATCGGCTCGTCTCCGCAGTGCGCGACCGCGCCGAGGGCGTCACGATCAACCGGGCGATCCGCGATTTCTACACCGCGGAGGTCGGCGCGAACATCGACGAGCACGGCAACGACGTGACGCGGATCTTCCTCGCCTTCCTCAACGAGACTCCGGCACTGAGCGAGTATGCCGCGAAGATGTGGCTACGGCACGAGGATGCCCTGGCGGATGCGATCGCCGACGAGCTCGGACTCCCCGAGCCGACGGCGGAGATCCGCGTCTACTCGCGATTCGTGCTGCAGATGCAACTGCTCGTCAACGAGCACGAAGACCAGCTCGGGATCCTCGACGCCGGCTTCGCCGTGCTCGAGAACGGCTGGGCTCCGGTCGAGGCAGCCCTCACCGGACCGCAGGACTGA
- a CDS encoding isochorismatase family protein, with translation MPNIEFPSTTALVVVDVQAGTLPNARAVSAENLVSHVGSLVEAFRGSGRPVAFVVSTGTASGVTDHGPGGRVWPEGFAELAPGIDDRGDEPVHPRAGWSAFAGTSLLDDLTAAQITDIVVVGLATTFGVESTARDAADLGFSVVVVSDAVSDPDPSGHERSLTRVFPALGRVRTTAEVLAAI, from the coding sequence ATGCCGAACATCGAATTCCCGTCGACGACGGCGCTGGTCGTCGTCGACGTGCAGGCGGGAACCCTTCCGAACGCGAGAGCGGTCAGTGCCGAGAACCTCGTGTCCCACGTGGGCAGTCTCGTGGAGGCGTTCCGTGGCTCCGGCCGGCCCGTCGCCTTCGTGGTGTCGACCGGGACGGCGTCCGGTGTCACCGACCACGGACCCGGCGGGCGGGTCTGGCCCGAGGGGTTCGCTGAGCTCGCTCCCGGGATCGACGATCGCGGCGACGAACCCGTGCATCCGCGTGCCGGGTGGAGCGCGTTCGCAGGCACCTCGCTCCTCGACGATCTGACCGCGGCCCAGATCACCGACATCGTCGTCGTGGGCCTCGCGACGACCTTCGGCGTCGAGTCGACCGCACGTGACGCCGCCGACCTGGGCTTCTCGGTCGTCGTCGTGTCCGACGCGGTCTCCGACCCTGACCCCTCCGGTCACGAGCGCTCGCTGACGCGGGTGTTCCCCGCGCTCGGGAGAGTGCGGACGACAGCCGAGGTTCTCGCCGCGATCTGA
- a CDS encoding zinc-dependent alcohol dehydrogenase yields the protein MKSVVITGPGTTEVLEVEQPTAGPSDVLVKMKACGICGSDHMYTTYGGIPPRQGATPLGHEPAGEVVEVGSEVTGAKVGDHVVINVMATVDGLLGSGGAQGGFSDVIVLKDARAGVQFRVIPDEIPWEVAALNEPMAVARHATNRTGSKPGDKIVVFGAGPIGLGAVLGFKARGAGHVVVVDIVPNRLEKALLIGADAVINSADEDVFARLVELHGTAAPVVGVRGERPDSDVYLDAAGAPAVIATATSAAKQGATLGIVAVHKKPVEIDFGALLTTELTVVLSMGYPTEIFEVTDDIIANWRKCELIISDRIPFDRVQEALALAATPGAAEKVVVTFP from the coding sequence ATGAAGTCAGTGGTGATCACGGGCCCAGGAACCACCGAGGTCCTCGAGGTCGAGCAGCCGACGGCGGGCCCAAGTGATGTGCTGGTGAAGATGAAGGCCTGCGGCATCTGCGGGTCGGACCACATGTACACGACGTACGGCGGCATCCCGCCTCGCCAGGGGGCCACTCCGCTGGGGCACGAGCCCGCGGGGGAGGTCGTCGAGGTCGGGTCCGAGGTGACCGGTGCGAAGGTCGGTGACCATGTGGTGATCAATGTCATGGCGACGGTCGACGGGTTGCTCGGCAGCGGCGGTGCACAGGGCGGATTCAGCGATGTCATCGTCCTGAAGGACGCGCGGGCCGGGGTGCAGTTCCGAGTCATCCCCGATGAGATCCCGTGGGAGGTGGCCGCGCTGAACGAACCCATGGCCGTCGCCCGGCACGCGACCAATCGCACCGGATCGAAGCCCGGCGACAAGATCGTGGTGTTCGGTGCGGGGCCGATCGGCCTCGGCGCGGTGCTCGGCTTCAAGGCGCGCGGCGCGGGCCATGTCGTGGTCGTGGACATCGTCCCGAATCGCCTCGAGAAGGCACTGCTGATCGGGGCGGATGCGGTGATCAACTCGGCGGACGAGGATGTCTTCGCCCGTCTGGTCGAGCTGCACGGCACGGCGGCGCCGGTCGTCGGTGTGCGCGGGGAGCGCCCGGACTCGGATGTCTATCTGGATGCCGCCGGTGCGCCCGCCGTCATAGCGACGGCGACGTCGGCGGCCAAGCAGGGCGCGACCCTCGGGATCGTCGCCGTGCACAAGAAGCCGGTCGAGATCGACTTCGGGGCTCTGCTCACGACCGAGCTGACCGTCGTGCTCTCGATGGGCTACCCCACCGAGATCTTCGAGGTCACCGACGACATCATCGCGAACTGGCGCAAGTGCGAGCTGATCATCAGCGACCGCATCCCGTTCGATCGGGTGCAGGAGGCGCTCGCCCTGGCGGCGACTCCGGGTGCCGCCGAGAAGGTCGTCGTCACGTTCCCGTGA
- a CDS encoding LacI family DNA-binding transcriptional regulator: MAESSRKTPTIRDIARVSGVSATTVSFVLNDTAGQTIPLGTRDRVRNAAQELGYPTTLARAFREGATRTVVVATGGLPRGTALDSFLDGLGSELAAHGHSVAVLPSSGEALDRMIDAISPRAVIDLGAIYAGAESDGLDGGWIDGLASHTLTQAVHLVDRGHARIAFARPSDDHGIPAMIALRERHLRESARALDIAPPVTVAMPEDPDAGTAGLAEAISRGITGVAGFDDDSAARVLRAARSLGIRVPDDLSVIGFDDAGWGTYTSPALTTVRIEAVAYGRRAARDALGVVDATAVAPSSHIIERGSTGSAPQSTT, encoded by the coding sequence GTGGCTGAGAGTTCTCGCAAGACCCCGACCATCCGGGACATCGCCCGGGTGAGCGGAGTGTCGGCGACCACCGTGAGCTTCGTGCTCAACGACACGGCGGGCCAGACGATCCCCCTCGGCACTCGCGATCGCGTCCGGAATGCGGCGCAGGAACTCGGATACCCGACCACGCTCGCCCGCGCGTTCCGCGAAGGCGCCACCCGGACGGTCGTGGTCGCGACCGGCGGATTACCCCGAGGCACCGCGCTCGACTCCTTCCTCGACGGACTCGGCAGCGAACTCGCCGCCCACGGCCACTCCGTCGCAGTGCTGCCGTCGAGCGGTGAGGCGCTCGACCGCATGATCGACGCCATCTCACCCCGGGCGGTCATCGACCTCGGCGCGATCTACGCCGGTGCCGAGAGCGACGGTCTCGACGGCGGATGGATCGACGGCCTCGCGTCGCACACGCTCACGCAGGCGGTTCACCTCGTGGACCGGGGGCACGCACGCATCGCCTTCGCCAGACCTTCCGACGACCACGGCATCCCGGCGATGATCGCCCTTCGGGAACGCCATCTGCGGGAATCCGCGCGGGCTCTCGACATCGCCCCGCCCGTGACCGTCGCCATGCCCGAAGATCCGGATGCCGGCACAGCCGGCCTGGCCGAAGCGATCTCCCGGGGCATCACCGGTGTCGCTGGTTTCGACGACGACTCCGCCGCTCGCGTCCTGCGCGCAGCGCGCAGTCTCGGCATCCGCGTTCCTGATGATCTGTCGGTCATCGGCTTCGACGACGCCGGTTGGGGCACGTACACGAGCCCCGCGCTCACGACCGTGCGGATCGAGGCCGTGGCCTACGGCCGTCGTGCAGCACGCGACGCGCTGGGCGTCGTGGATGCGACCGCCGTCGCTCCGAGCTCTCACATCATCGAACGCGGATCGACCGGCTCGGCACCGCAGAGCACGACGTGA
- a CDS encoding helix-turn-helix transcriptional regulator translates to MNSYRQEDWDASPVHPSTIRAPYLMGTGVVTGEDTDTRPLAPPHSHPDAMLAWCYRGTVWVQLQESMWRLAPGQGVWIPAHTPHTARHERDSTGCYTYIADPSLIAPIDEVTQVLVPRAVQEMLLHLGINDMPTDLRVRIQSVLIEMLQHPSAEAADGWGEVPLPADERVRPLVQAVLADPGDPRSARQLFLAHGLHERTVLRIFQNDVGMTFARWRTGVRMTLAARLIVDGTPIGAAAHRCGYSTTSAFSAAFKERFGLTPRQHVARVQADSAHQLYWR, encoded by the coding sequence GTGAACTCCTACCGCCAGGAGGACTGGGACGCGAGCCCGGTGCATCCGTCGACGATCCGCGCGCCGTACCTGATGGGCACCGGCGTCGTCACCGGCGAGGACACCGACACCCGTCCGCTCGCACCGCCGCACTCGCACCCCGATGCGATGCTCGCGTGGTGCTACCGCGGCACGGTCTGGGTGCAGCTGCAGGAGTCGATGTGGCGCCTCGCCCCGGGACAGGGGGTCTGGATCCCTGCACACACTCCGCACACGGCGCGCCACGAGCGCGACTCGACCGGGTGCTACACCTACATCGCAGACCCGTCCCTGATCGCCCCGATCGACGAGGTCACCCAGGTGCTGGTCCCCCGGGCCGTGCAGGAGATGCTGCTGCACCTCGGCATCAACGACATGCCGACCGACCTCCGGGTGCGCATCCAGTCAGTGCTCATCGAGATGCTGCAGCATCCGTCCGCCGAGGCCGCGGACGGATGGGGAGAGGTGCCGCTGCCGGCCGATGAGCGCGTACGCCCGCTGGTGCAGGCGGTGCTCGCCGACCCCGGCGACCCGCGCAGCGCGCGACAGCTGTTCCTCGCGCACGGACTCCATGAGCGCACAGTGCTGCGCATCTTCCAGAACGACGTCGGCATGACCTTCGCCCGATGGCGCACCGGGGTGCGGATGACGCTCGCAGCCCGGCTGATCGTCGACGGCACCCCCATCGGCGCTGCCGCCCACCGCTGCGGCTATTCCACGACGAGCGCGTTCTCTGCGGCGTTCAAAGAGCGATTCGGCCTCACCCCCAGGCAGCACGTCGCACGCGTGCAGGCCGACTCCGCGCACCAGCTCTACTGGCGATGA
- a CDS encoding ABC transporter substrate-binding protein → MTHASARPKTRRGAALVAAALAAALTLAGCTASADTADSASTSADGVVIEHAHGETVIPEKPQRIVTLGWMTPDIVAALGTNPVGMEEVWGADESGYQPWFEDFVTEEYGETPEIIPFTEDGPNYEAIKALKPDLILSLYSGVTDVEYERLTEIAPTVPYIERAWDPSTWEDMTRTIGKAMSEDDKAEELITETEEMITSLADEHPEFDGKTFVWGLTLNEGGTDLGVYLEYDPRVRITEALGFTSTSAMDSFLATAEGDNWYTGVSLEKLYDVQADLFAAWGSSVDEGEYTVENKVVSRWEPIEAGSYVIYADDAQASAISAPTVLSLKYILPTYVDDLAAALQGEPTIAGE, encoded by the coding sequence ATGACGCACGCTTCTGCGCGCCCGAAGACCCGCCGTGGTGCTGCGCTCGTCGCGGCCGCCCTGGCCGCCGCCCTCACCCTCGCGGGGTGCACGGCCTCTGCCGACACCGCCGATTCGGCCTCGACCTCCGCCGACGGCGTGGTGATCGAGCACGCCCACGGCGAGACCGTCATCCCCGAGAAGCCGCAGCGCATCGTCACCCTCGGCTGGATGACCCCCGACATCGTCGCAGCCCTCGGCACCAACCCGGTCGGAATGGAGGAGGTCTGGGGTGCCGATGAGAGCGGGTACCAGCCCTGGTTCGAGGACTTCGTCACCGAGGAGTACGGCGAGACGCCCGAGATCATCCCCTTCACGGAGGACGGCCCCAACTACGAGGCGATCAAGGCGCTGAAGCCCGACCTCATCCTGAGCCTCTACTCGGGCGTCACCGACGTCGAGTACGAGCGTCTGACCGAGATCGCCCCGACCGTGCCCTACATCGAGCGCGCCTGGGACCCGAGCACCTGGGAGGACATGACCCGCACGATCGGCAAGGCCATGTCGGAGGACGACAAGGCCGAGGAGCTGATCACCGAGACCGAGGAGATGATCACCTCGCTCGCCGATGAGCACCCCGAATTCGACGGCAAGACGTTCGTCTGGGGCCTGACCCTGAACGAGGGCGGCACCGACCTCGGCGTCTACCTCGAGTACGACCCGCGCGTGCGCATCACCGAGGCGCTCGGCTTCACCTCGACCTCGGCGATGGACAGCTTCCTGGCGACCGCCGAGGGGGACAACTGGTACACCGGCGTCAGCCTCGAGAAGCTCTACGACGTGCAGGCCGACCTGTTCGCCGCATGGGGCAGCAGCGTCGACGAGGGCGAGTACACGGTCGAGAACAAGGTCGTCTCCCGCTGGGAGCCGATCGAGGCGGGCTCGTACGTGATCTACGCCGACGACGCCCAGGCCTCCGCGATCAGCGCCCCCACCGTGCTCTCGCTGAAGTACATCCTGCCGACCTACGTCGACGACCTCGCAGCCGCCCTGCAGGGCGAGCCGACGATCGCCGGCGAGTGA